The bacterium genome contains a region encoding:
- a CDS encoding phospholipid carrier-dependent glycosyltransferase: MQKLFTWLETKKGFFIAITIISFLSAILRFIRISFPTSRVFDEVYSPAFAWKLLHHESYFDIHPVLAELPHSLGLLTFGDTPLGWRLAPWVWGILFCWAVAFTAYLLANRRLAGVFAALLVSLDTAFFVYGRTGLPDMFLLSQIALALTFFFLSIRVKNKVYALLSALVSGLFIGNVISTKWLGLAIFGVIWSWIIIFGLVALLKKRGFLNNTEVLLPRIRFYWYPIFFIILPFIVYFLWLIPMLGWNGGFNGLWGQIVWWHQSVWNYNTTLTATHPYSSKWWQWPIVIHPVLFFWEQVNSGRRVINATGNVFLWWSGFIALIGTIPVLIRKFRPRILWLLIASLCFWLPWIKIGRIAFNYHYFETFFFEILLMSLILTYLADKPKWRPFIIVFFVVIFISFVLLYPEASGMFVPSKIPFVPFFFPY; encoded by the coding sequence ATGCAAAAACTTTTCACCTGGCTCGAAACAAAAAAGGGATTTTTTATCGCCATCACTATTATTTCTTTCCTCTCGGCGATTCTTCGTTTTATCCGCATTAGTTTTCCAACTTCGCGTGTCTTTGATGAAGTTTATTCCCCCGCTTTTGCCTGGAAACTTCTCCATCACGAATCATATTTCGATATTCACCCCGTCTTGGCGGAACTGCCACACAGTCTCGGTTTATTAACTTTTGGCGACACTCCTTTAGGTTGGCGTTTGGCCCCCTGGGTTTGGGGAATTCTTTTTTGTTGGGCCGTAGCTTTTACAGCTTATTTATTAGCCAATCGCCGTTTAGCGGGCGTTTTTGCCGCCCTTTTGGTCTCACTCGACACCGCCTTCTTTGTGTATGGACGCACCGGCCTTCCCGACATGTTTCTTTTATCTCAAATCGCGCTCGCGCTCACCTTTTTCTTCTTGAGTATACGCGTAAAAAATAAAGTCTACGCACTTCTTTCCGCCCTCGTTTCCGGCTTATTCATCGGCAACGTCATTTCCACCAAATGGCTTGGTTTGGCAATCTTTGGCGTAATCTGGTCATGGATTATTATTTTTGGTCTTGTCGCCCTATTAAAAAAACGCGGTTTTTTGAACAACACCGAAGTATTATTACCTCGCATCAGATTCTACTGGTACCCGATTTTCTTCATTATTTTGCCATTCATCGTCTATTTTCTCTGGCTCATTCCCATGCTTGGTTGGAACGGCGGGTTCAACGGTTTATGGGGGCAAATCGTCTGGTGGCACCAGTCTGTCTGGAACTACAACACCACCCTCACCGCCACCCACCCATACAGCTCAAAGTGGTGGCAGTGGCCGATAGTAATCCACCCGGTATTATTTTTCTGGGAACAAGTAAATAGCGGCCGGCGAGTAATCAATGCAACAGGCAATGTATTCCTTTGGTGGAGTGGGTTTATTGCCCTTATCGGTACAATCCCTGTCTTAATTAGAAAATTCAGACCAAGAATTCTTTGGCTTCTTATAGCTTCCCTCTGTTTTTGGTTGCCGTGGATCAAAATTGGTCGGATTGCCTTCAACTACCACTATTTCGAAACCTTCTTTTTCGAGATTCTTCTGATGTCATTAATCCTCACTTACCTAGCAGACAAACCAAAATGGCGACCATTTATCATTGTGTTCTTCGTCGTAATCTTTATCAGTTTTGTTTTGCTCTATCCCGAAGCATCAGGCATGTTTGTCCCCAGCAAAATTCCTTTCGTGCCGTTCTTCTTTCCGTATTAG
- a CDS encoding type II secretion system protein: MQDKNKNKKGFTLIELMVVIGIIGILSSLILVSLNLARSRARDGQRRNDIKQIMTALELYYASNGEYPNTSNGVGKSSSPNDTWFTSSDSSWATFTAKLAPYLSLPKDPKQSASGWPGTANTYGYSYFSLKEYGCQNQNYMLVYRLENTSGIMSPGVTFCEGTSFNYGNGTITTGVSGR; this comes from the coding sequence ATGCAGGATAAAAATAAAAACAAAAAAGGTTTCACGTTAATAGAATTGATGGTGGTAATTGGGATTATCGGTATTCTTAGTTCGCTTATTTTGGTTTCGCTAAATCTCGCACGTAGTAGGGCACGGGATGGACAGCGCAGGAATGATATTAAACAGATTATGACTGCGCTCGAATTATATTATGCGTCTAATGGCGAATACCCCAATACTTCAAATGGTGTTGGTAAGTCAAGTTCGCCCAATGATACGTGGTTTACTAGCAGTGATTCGAGTTGGGCAACCTTTACCGCAAAATTAGCCCCCTACTTGAGTTTGCCAAAAGATCCTAAACAGAGCGCGTCGGGTTGGCCAGGTACTGCTAATACATATGGGTATTCATATTTTTCACTGAAGGAGTATGGATGCCAGAATCAGAACTATATGCTTGTTTATCGTTTGGAAAATACTAGCGGAATAATGAGTCCTGGAGTTACCTTTTGTGAGGGAACCAGCTTTAATTATGGTAATGGCACTATAACGACCGGTGTGAGTGGCCGATAG
- a CDS encoding HD domain-containing protein yields MNEIPIEITNILQTLQNAGFEAFAVGGCVRDLLRDVEPNDWDVTTSAKPEEIQKLFPNNFYNNNFGTVTVLTGSNKDNLKEVEITPYRTDSVYSDQRHPDEVKFGVSLDEDLARRDFTVNAMAMGTVDDETHPRPPLNKGGNATLPPFTKGRRGGIPLEIIDPFGGQKDLENKLIRAVGDPSKRFGEDALRLLRAVRFAVTLNMEIEPETLNALKEQSNALAKVSQERIRDEFVKIVMCPAAESGINLLLTTGLLQHIIPELCEGVGVMQNHHHIYSVYDHNVKSLGFSAGTKDELHVRLAVLLHDVAKPRTKAGESPEATFYGHDIVGGRMTQKILTRLKFPKELVDKSSHLVRHHLFNYDIGAVSEAGVRRLLKRVGPENFGDLLKVRMAERLGSGVPKARPFRLRHLEFMAEKVSRDPLSTKMLKINGHDMINELKMEPGPKIGAIQEVLLAEVIKDPALNTREYLMERAKKLMDEELEELRKKSQDTIAEKQLEEEKEIKRKYHV; encoded by the coding sequence ATGAACGAGATTCCTATCGAAATCACGAATATTCTGCAAACACTGCAAAACGCGGGCTTTGAAGCTTTTGCTGTGGGCGGTTGCGTGCGGGATCTTTTGCGCGATGTTGAACCAAATGATTGGGACGTAACAACATCCGCTAAGCCGGAAGAAATTCAAAAGCTATTTCCCAATAATTTTTATAATAACAATTTTGGGACGGTGACGGTTTTGACTGGGAGTAATAAAGATAATTTGAAAGAAGTGGAAATTACTCCTTATCGAACAGATTCGGTTTATTCCGACCAGCGACACCCGGACGAGGTGAAATTCGGTGTGAGCTTAGATGAAGATTTGGCCCGACGGGATTTTACGGTGAATGCGATGGCGATGGGAACGGTCGACGACGAAACCCACCCTCGCCCTCCCTTGAATAAGGGAGGGAATGCAACGCTTCCTCCCTTTACCAAAGGGAGGCGGGGAGGGATTCCGTTGGAAATCATTGATCCGTTTGGTGGTCAAAAAGATTTGGAAAATAAACTTATTCGTGCTGTTGGTGATCCAAGCAAGCGTTTCGGTGAAGACGCACTACGCCTACTTCGCGCTGTGCGTTTTGCGGTTACTTTGAATATGGAAATCGAGCCGGAAACTCTTAATGCACTGAAAGAGCAATCAAACGCCTTGGCAAAAGTTTCTCAAGAGCGTATTCGCGACGAGTTTGTGAAAATTGTTATGTGTCCGGCGGCAGAATCGGGAATCAATCTTTTGTTAACAACGGGGCTATTGCAACACATTATCCCTGAACTTTGTGAGGGTGTTGGTGTAATGCAAAACCATCATCATATCTATTCTGTTTACGATCACAATGTAAAATCACTCGGTTTTTCGGCTGGCACGAAAGACGAATTGCATGTTCGCTTGGCGGTGCTTTTGCATGATGTGGCAAAACCGCGTACAAAAGCGGGAGAATCGCCGGAAGCGACATTCTACGGCCATGATATTGTGGGCGGAAGAATGACGCAAAAGATATTAACGCGCTTAAAGTTTCCAAAAGAACTTGTCGACAAATCTTCGCATTTGGTGCGCCATCATCTTTTTAACTACGATATCGGTGCCGTTTCGGAGGCAGGAGTGCGTCGCTTGCTTAAGCGTGTCGGTCCCGAAAATTTCGGTGATCTGTTAAAAGTTCGTATGGCGGAACGCTTGGGTTCCGGTGTGCCAAAAGCACGGCCATTCCGTTTGCGTCATTTGGAATTCATGGCAGAAAAAGTCTCACGTGATCCGCTTTCAACAAAAATGTTGAAGATTAACGGTCACGATATGATTAATGAACTAAAAATGGAACCGGGGCCAAAAATCGGGGCGATTCAAGAAGTTCTTTTAGCGGAAGTAATCAAAGACCCGGCATTGAATACACGGGAGTACCTTATGGAGCGTGCCAAAAAATTAATGGACGAGGAACTGGAAGAATTACGCAAAAAATCCCAAGATACGATTGCGGAGAAGCAATTGGAGGAGGAAAAAGAGATAAAAAGAAAGTACCACGTTTGA